The following are encoded together in the Bradyrhizobium genosp. L genome:
- a CDS encoding DUF4132 domain-containing protein, with protein MFDFLKSVIGIGKPAGTPAAEADKATARDIVTDLKRLETISPDLAQRAIAYVLAGENGSVLLQIEQQASAVQAALSHYRHANTAAAAQAVVQAAIKARNDVMAREHGSEATWIRRYLEVLTLPHKDSRWGVFSHQGPSPLWFRGLFARGELGLNATLATNLSTALSWRDPDDSATVFALDLLVLEKSNQYYFRGHDVGSKFDFKGGLPAEKQAVMDAFGKYDRPAQATLIHVLKQFDLVRDEYFQFIYQQYLSSTSKAVREAAQNALLAAPPETLAASATQTLADGNPTARAQAAQLLPLVMGEQARPLLETHLAKETSKTVRKVIELGLGSAVVRDDAPVAARTLSGDGADGYLAADGTEVLAPPPAAVPGPTPLPDSVNAGYRALLDKAHAQWMKNYENQRQRYEQATADQKKSWWKAGPPAPPKPIDHAVADRYCALLASDGAIDEAGVTNIGNISPFAPYNRDAAAEPPFNNPELTLWHLCRARTILASSSKNHNWLIANLMNGHGAIHGAIHARLTNGCDLRTLAALIQPGLEAKTLAIQALNGSISEDLSADAVWPYLAVHFDVLDQALGQAAATDFREPPILNGLNLLRQFPKLPARFFNTVLIHALSSKKSLNKPARALLLDIDGIEQRLVAFLSDSKQDVRSGVAEMLGAIGAESAIEPLKKALGKEKSELVRAAILGALRRLKVDISSYVSPDILVKEAAAGLKGKKVKDISWFPLDSLPALSWANGGAVSADVPRWWIALAGKLAQPGGNTLFSLWLDQLTPESAEALGRHILGSFLRYDATHCSEDEANAYAKAGAQKRYETYQDYAKRWNNEFYRSYTYEKAFADLRAERLSIYLNNAHADRGILGLATHAEGTFAVQMVRTYMRDHYTRVAQVKALTDYLSGNPAPAALQMLLSIARRHRTNSVQVLAQALVERIADERGWTTDELADRTIPTAGLDERGMLDLEIGSRLYQAKLDAEDVLTLYNPDGKVVKALPQVSDGPDKESASEAKKTLSNAKKELKQVHEFQAKRLYEALCVGRRWQSAEWKRFLLEHPIAGRLVQRLIWLGLDAQGELVASFRPLEDLSLTDSGDNAVDIDSFAGVQLAHRSLLTAEQSEAWKQHLADYKIEALFNQLDRPVLASATGNAIEDRAGHVIEAFKLRSAAQKLGYERAQAEDGGWFTQYIKPFGGIAINAVIEFTGSPLPEENRAVALLAAKFVRARKGNRSGYGTQLPLGEVPPVLLSEVWNDLHQIAASGSGFAEDWRNKVAW; from the coding sequence ATGTTTGATTTTCTCAAATCGGTCATCGGCATCGGCAAACCCGCAGGAACGCCCGCAGCCGAGGCGGACAAGGCGACGGCCAGGGATATCGTGACCGACCTCAAGCGGCTGGAGACGATCAGCCCCGACCTCGCGCAGCGCGCCATCGCCTACGTCCTGGCCGGCGAGAACGGTTCCGTGCTGCTTCAGATCGAGCAGCAGGCCAGCGCGGTGCAGGCAGCCCTCAGCCATTACCGCCATGCGAATACCGCAGCGGCTGCCCAAGCTGTGGTACAGGCCGCGATCAAGGCTCGCAACGATGTGATGGCGCGTGAGCACGGTTCCGAGGCGACATGGATACGTCGTTATCTCGAGGTGCTCACGCTGCCTCACAAGGATTCACGCTGGGGCGTCTTCTCGCATCAGGGGCCGAGCCCATTGTGGTTCCGCGGCCTGTTCGCCCGCGGCGAGCTCGGCCTCAATGCGACGCTCGCAACCAATCTCAGCACGGCACTGAGCTGGCGCGATCCGGACGACAGCGCCACCGTGTTCGCGCTCGACCTGCTGGTGCTCGAGAAGTCCAACCAATATTACTTCCGCGGTCACGACGTCGGATCGAAGTTCGATTTCAAGGGCGGCCTGCCTGCGGAGAAGCAGGCGGTGATGGATGCATTCGGCAAGTATGACCGCCCGGCCCAGGCCACCCTCATCCACGTCCTGAAGCAGTTCGACCTGGTCCGGGACGAGTATTTCCAGTTCATCTATCAGCAGTATCTCTCGTCGACCAGCAAGGCGGTGCGCGAGGCGGCGCAAAACGCCCTGCTCGCCGCTCCGCCGGAGACGCTGGCGGCGAGCGCCACGCAGACCCTGGCCGACGGCAATCCGACGGCGCGTGCGCAAGCCGCGCAGCTGCTGCCGCTCGTGATGGGCGAACAGGCGCGGCCGCTGTTGGAAACCCATCTTGCCAAGGAAACCTCCAAGACGGTCCGCAAGGTGATCGAGCTCGGCCTCGGATCGGCAGTGGTCCGCGATGACGCGCCGGTCGCAGCGCGCACATTGAGCGGCGACGGCGCTGACGGCTACCTCGCCGCTGATGGCACCGAGGTCCTTGCGCCACCGCCCGCGGCGGTGCCGGGACCGACGCCGCTGCCCGACAGCGTCAACGCCGGATATCGCGCCCTGCTCGACAAGGCGCACGCGCAATGGATGAAGAATTACGAGAACCAAAGGCAGCGCTACGAGCAGGCCACGGCGGACCAGAAGAAGTCCTGGTGGAAGGCAGGCCCGCCCGCGCCGCCCAAGCCAATTGATCACGCCGTCGCCGACCGCTACTGCGCGCTGCTGGCTTCCGACGGTGCGATCGATGAGGCCGGGGTCACCAACATCGGGAACATCTCGCCGTTCGCGCCCTATAACAGGGACGCCGCGGCCGAGCCGCCGTTCAACAACCCCGAGCTTACGCTGTGGCACCTCTGCCGCGCGCGCACGATCCTCGCGAGCTCGAGCAAGAACCACAATTGGCTGATCGCAAACCTGATGAACGGACATGGAGCGATCCATGGCGCCATCCACGCACGGCTGACCAACGGCTGCGATCTGCGCACGCTGGCAGCCCTGATACAGCCGGGCCTGGAAGCCAAGACACTGGCGATCCAGGCGCTGAACGGCAGCATTTCCGAAGACCTGTCGGCGGACGCGGTCTGGCCCTATCTCGCCGTCCATTTCGACGTGCTCGACCAAGCGCTCGGGCAAGCGGCCGCAACGGACTTCCGCGAACCGCCGATCTTGAATGGGTTGAACCTGCTTCGCCAGTTCCCAAAGCTGCCCGCGCGCTTTTTCAACACGGTGCTGATCCACGCGCTGTCATCCAAGAAGTCCCTCAACAAGCCGGCGCGCGCGCTGTTGCTCGACATCGATGGAATCGAGCAGCGCCTGGTCGCCTTCCTCTCGGACAGCAAGCAGGACGTCCGCTCCGGCGTCGCCGAGATGCTGGGCGCGATCGGTGCCGAGAGCGCGATCGAGCCGCTGAAGAAAGCACTCGGCAAGGAGAAGTCCGAGCTGGTGCGGGCAGCCATCCTCGGCGCCTTGCGCCGGCTCAAGGTCGACATCTCCAGTTATGTCTCGCCGGATATCCTGGTCAAGGAAGCCGCCGCCGGCCTGAAGGGCAAGAAGGTCAAGGATATCTCTTGGTTTCCGCTCGACAGCCTGCCGGCGCTGAGCTGGGCGAATGGCGGCGCGGTGTCGGCAGACGTTCCGCGCTGGTGGATCGCCCTTGCCGGCAAGCTTGCGCAGCCGGGTGGCAATACCCTGTTCTCGCTCTGGCTCGACCAGTTGACGCCCGAGAGCGCCGAGGCGCTGGGGCGTCACATCCTCGGCAGCTTCCTGCGCTACGACGCCACGCACTGCTCCGAGGACGAAGCCAACGCCTACGCCAAGGCGGGCGCACAGAAGCGCTATGAGACCTATCAGGATTACGCCAAGCGCTGGAACAACGAGTTCTACCGTTCCTATACCTATGAGAAGGCCTTCGCAGATCTCCGTGCCGAACGGTTGTCGATCTATCTCAACAATGCCCATGCCGACCGCGGCATCCTCGGCCTCGCGACACATGCCGAAGGCACCTTCGCGGTCCAGATGGTGCGGACCTATATGCGCGATCACTACACGCGGGTCGCGCAGGTCAAGGCGCTCACGGACTATCTGAGCGGCAATCCGGCGCCGGCGGCGCTGCAAATGCTGCTCTCGATCGCACGCCGCCACCGCACCAATTCGGTGCAGGTGCTGGCGCAAGCGCTGGTCGAACGCATCGCCGACGAACGCGGCTGGACCACCGACGAACTGGCCGACCGCACCATTCCAACCGCAGGACTCGACGAGCGCGGCATGCTCGACCTCGAGATCGGCAGCCGCCTCTACCAGGCCAAGCTCGATGCAGAAGACGTGCTGACGCTCTACAATCCCGACGGCAAGGTGGTGAAGGCCCTGCCCCAGGTCAGCGACGGCCCTGACAAAGAGAGTGCATCGGAAGCCAAGAAGACGCTGTCGAACGCCAAGAAGGAATTGAAGCAGGTCCATGAATTCCAGGCCAAGCGGCTGTATGAGGCGCTTTGCGTGGGCCGGCGCTGGCAATCCGCCGAGTGGAAGCGCTTCCTGCTCGAGCATCCGATCGCCGGACGGCTGGTGCAGCGCCTGATCTGGCTCGGCCTCGATGCGCAAGGCGAATTGGTTGCATCGTTCCGGCCGCTCGAGGATCTGTCCCTGACCGACAGCGGCGACAACGCCGTCGACATCGACTCTTTCGCCGGCGTCCAACTGGCGCACCGCTCCCTGTTGACCGCCGAGCAAAGCGAAGCCTGGAAACAGCATCTGGCGGATTACAAGATCGAGGCGCTGTTCAACCAGCTCGACCGTCCGGTGCTGGCGAGCGCGACCGGAAACGCGATCGAGGATCGCGCCGGCCATGTCATCGAGGCGTTCAAGCTGCGCAGTGCCGCGCAGAAGCTCGGCTATGAGCGCGCGCAGGCCGAGGATGGCGGCTGGTTCACGCAATACATCAAGCCGTTCGGCGGCATCGCGATCAACGCCGTGATCGAATTCACGGGCTCGCCGCTACCCGAGGAGAATCGCGCGGTCGCGTTGCTCGCAGCGAAATTCGTGCGGGCACGCAAGGGCAATCGGTCCGGCTACGGTACGCAGCTTCCGCTCGGCGAGGTGCCGCCGGTGCTGCTGAGCGAAGTCTGGAACGACCTGCATCAGATTGCAGCGAGCGGCAGCGGATTTGCCGAGGACTGGCGCAACAAGGTGGCCTGGTGA
- a CDS encoding ATP-binding protein, which yields MEQRNVLQQRPNAETRFADELAALQAADQGRRPPGWALSARAVRSFILGDGKLSVRRKFYGDDALVERALVALMSEQGLMLVGEPGTAKSMLSELLAAAISGSSMLVVQGSTGVTEDHVRYGWNYALLIAEGPTPRALVPSPVMEAMRLGRIVRVEELTRCPPEIQDVLISVLSEKVMAVPELGEAASVYAAPGFSVIGTANLRDRGVHEMSSALKRRFNFETVLPLSDPALEMELIRQEVDKRLGQADIKVNFPEEVTDLLVTTFQDLRRGQTKDKVPLSKPSAVMSTAEAVNIAHAAALEAAFLGNGDVGGAHIGRQLQGVIVKDNADDVKKVRAYVDHIVKERARRSKVWSDFLGAVKATKDES from the coding sequence ATGGAACAACGAAACGTCTTGCAGCAGCGCCCGAACGCGGAAACCCGCTTCGCCGACGAGCTCGCGGCGCTGCAGGCGGCCGACCAGGGCCGGCGGCCGCCAGGATGGGCGCTCTCCGCACGCGCGGTGCGCAGCTTCATTCTCGGCGACGGCAAGCTTTCAGTCCGCCGCAAGTTCTATGGCGATGACGCGCTGGTCGAACGTGCGCTGGTCGCGCTGATGAGCGAGCAAGGCCTGATGCTGGTGGGCGAGCCCGGCACCGCCAAATCGATGCTGTCGGAATTGCTGGCGGCCGCGATCAGCGGCTCCTCGATGCTCGTGGTGCAGGGATCGACCGGCGTCACCGAGGACCATGTCCGCTACGGCTGGAACTATGCGCTGCTGATCGCGGAAGGGCCGACGCCGCGTGCGCTGGTCCCCTCCCCGGTGATGGAAGCGATGCGGCTCGGTCGCATCGTCCGCGTCGAAGAGCTGACGCGATGCCCGCCCGAGATCCAGGATGTCCTGATCTCCGTACTGTCGGAAAAGGTGATGGCCGTGCCCGAGCTCGGCGAGGCTGCCAGCGTCTATGCCGCACCGGGCTTCTCGGTGATCGGCACCGCCAACCTCCGCGACCGCGGCGTGCACGAGATGTCGAGCGCGCTCAAGCGCCGCTTCAATTTCGAGACCGTGCTACCGCTGAGCGATCCGGCGCTGGAAATGGAGCTGATCCGCCAGGAAGTCGACAAGCGGCTCGGCCAGGCCGACATCAAGGTCAACTTCCCCGAAGAGGTCACCGACCTCCTGGTCACCACCTTCCAGGATCTCCGCCGCGGCCAGACCAAAGACAAGGTGCCGCTGTCGAAGCCCTCGGCGGTGATGTCGACCGCGGAAGCCGTGAATATCGCGCACGCCGCCGCGCTGGAGGCAGCGTTCCTCGGCAATGGCGACGTCGGCGGCGCCCATATCGGGCGGCAGCTACAGGGCGTGATCGTCAAGGACAATGCCGACGACGTGAAGAAGGTCCGCGCCTATGTCGACCACATCGTCAAGGAGCGCGCCCGCCGCAGCAAGGTGTGGTCGGATTTCCTCGGCGCGGTGAAGGCGACGAAGGATGAGAGTTGA
- a CDS encoding DUF5682 family protein, with translation MSALDPATTAIRLFDAERDLHFFPIRHHSPACALHLREALRAIRPAAVLIEGPVDFEPLIAELLAPGVVPPVAMVALPDSADKGRGGTTYYPICRHSPEFVAIQAACELGATVRFIDLPSRHPSMLSDRRDRPDQPLLPMRESMFDRGAYVEAMCARAGFRDGLALWDGLFEARARGGDWRSFFASVGAYCAALRAASDPDELRSDGTLAREVMMRACIQEAIAARSGPIAVVTGGFHTPALIDAQSEAARPAGASTRSNAWLIRYDFRALDRLNGYGAGLPLPGFYERMWERLTATQDDATGSLTEEILVSFRAHLIATEPALAFSFPTLRSMVEAARRLAELRGLSDPGRTELFDALQTSAIKEEIEVGAHPLLTAFRTFLQGDRLGDLPPGSRLPPLIERARAEARSLGLSLEDAVPKTRELDIYRKPRHGQTSRFLHAMRLVAPPFAERARGPDRVHGFRADALMEIWSYAWSPAVEASLIERAADGETVRDVAAMILIRRLADLETEGQRNNSEAAFNLLSIAFDAGIGSAADALVTAVSAAVGADTNLRRLSNALVIGQALNSRATAMQSDAALRAFGDLLPPLLDRLARRIAELLPDLAAVNADNVGEAIGSLAALAEAMADPDPPFPTAPLRDALQGLMAARLDPQLNGAVIALAALIGLVDEPEAGRRLSAALAGAFERPGEAIRTLSGVMALAPQLFVNDSSVIEAIDHLFGAVDDEGFLALLPQLRMAFAELSPQETDRVAAIVAAAHGASEDDLAMLQDVPDARVLSDHLALSERLRSQWQQDGLMAWLEPPS, from the coding sequence ATGAGCGCGCTCGATCCGGCCACGACCGCCATCCGGCTGTTCGACGCCGAACGCGATCTGCATTTCTTTCCGATCCGTCATCACTCGCCGGCTTGTGCCCTGCATCTGCGCGAGGCGCTGCGCGCGATCCGGCCTGCCGCGGTCCTGATCGAAGGTCCGGTCGATTTCGAGCCGCTGATCGCCGAGCTGCTGGCGCCGGGCGTCGTGCCCCCGGTCGCCATGGTGGCGCTTCCGGACAGCGCTGATAAAGGCCGCGGCGGCACCACCTATTATCCGATCTGCCGCCACTCGCCGGAATTCGTCGCGATCCAGGCGGCGTGCGAGCTCGGCGCCACCGTCCGCTTCATCGACCTGCCGTCACGGCATCCGTCGATGCTGTCCGATCGCCGCGACCGGCCGGATCAGCCGCTGCTGCCGATGCGAGAGTCCATGTTCGATCGCGGCGCCTATGTGGAGGCGATGTGCGCGCGGGCCGGCTTTCGCGATGGCCTCGCTCTGTGGGATGGCCTGTTCGAGGCGCGCGCCCGTGGCGGCGACTGGCGCAGCTTCTTCGCCAGCGTCGGCGCCTATTGTGCGGCGTTGCGCGCGGCGTCCGATCCGGATGAATTGCGCAGCGACGGCACGCTGGCGCGCGAAGTCATGATGCGCGCCTGCATCCAGGAGGCGATTGCCGCGCGCTCCGGCCCGATCGCCGTCGTGACCGGCGGCTTCCACACCCCCGCCTTGATCGATGCGCAATCCGAGGCGGCGCGCCCGGCCGGCGCCTCCACCCGTTCGAATGCCTGGCTGATCCGATACGACTTCCGCGCGCTCGACCGCCTCAATGGCTACGGCGCCGGGCTGCCGCTGCCCGGGTTCTACGAGCGGATGTGGGAACGGCTCACGGCGACGCAGGACGACGCGACGGGCTCGCTGACCGAGGAGATCCTGGTCAGCTTCCGCGCGCATTTGATCGCAACGGAGCCCGCGCTGGCGTTCTCGTTCCCCACATTGCGCTCGATGGTCGAGGCGGCCAGGCGGCTCGCCGAGTTGCGCGGACTGTCCGACCCCGGACGCACTGAATTGTTCGACGCGCTGCAGACGTCGGCGATCAAGGAGGAGATCGAGGTCGGTGCGCATCCGCTGCTTACAGCCTTCAGGACGTTCCTGCAGGGTGATCGATTGGGTGACCTCCCGCCGGGCAGCCGGCTGCCGCCGCTGATCGAACGCGCGCGGGCCGAGGCAAGATCGCTCGGCCTGTCGCTCGAGGATGCCGTGCCGAAGACGCGCGAGCTCGATATCTACCGCAAGCCGCGCCACGGCCAGACCAGCCGGTTCCTGCATGCGATGCGGCTGGTCGCGCCGCCCTTCGCCGAGCGCGCCAGGGGCCCCGACCGGGTGCATGGCTTTCGCGCCGACGCGTTGATGGAGATCTGGAGCTATGCCTGGTCGCCCGCGGTCGAGGCCTCGCTGATCGAGCGGGCGGCCGATGGCGAAACCGTCCGCGATGTTGCCGCCATGATCCTGATCCGGCGTCTTGCCGATCTCGAGACGGAAGGTCAGCGCAACAATTCCGAGGCGGCGTTCAATCTGCTGAGCATCGCCTTCGATGCCGGGATCGGCAGCGCCGCCGACGCGCTGGTCACCGCCGTCAGCGCCGCTGTTGGTGCGGACACCAACCTGCGGCGCCTGAGCAATGCGCTGGTGATCGGCCAGGCCTTGAACAGTCGGGCCACGGCGATGCAGTCCGACGCCGCGTTGCGGGCGTTCGGCGACCTGCTGCCGCCCCTGCTCGATCGGCTGGCGCGGCGCATCGCCGAGCTCCTGCCCGACCTCGCCGCCGTCAACGCCGACAATGTCGGCGAAGCCATCGGCAGTCTTGCCGCGTTGGCCGAGGCGATGGCCGATCCCGATCCGCCATTTCCGACCGCGCCGCTGCGCGATGCGCTGCAAGGATTGATGGCCGCCCGGCTCGATCCGCAATTGAACGGCGCCGTGATCGCGCTGGCCGCACTGATCGGGCTGGTCGATGAGCCCGAAGCCGGACGACGCCTGTCGGCCGCGCTCGCCGGCGCCTTCGAGCGCCCGGGCGAAGCCATCCGCACGCTTTCGGGCGTGATGGCACTGGCGCCGCAGCTGTTCGTCAACGACAGCAGCGTCATCGAAGCCATCGATCATTTGTTCGGTGCCGTCGACGACGAGGGCTTTCTCGCATTGCTGCCGCAGTTGCGCATGGCCTTTGCCGAATTGAGCCCGCAGGAGACCGACCGTGTCGCGGCAATCGTCGCTGCGGCACATGGCGCCAGCGAAGACGATCTCGCCATGCTGCAGGATGTCCCGGACGCGCGGGTGCTGTCGGATCATCTGGCGCTCAGCGAAAGGCTGCGCAGCCAATGGCAGCAGGACGGCCTTATGGCATGGCTGGAGCCCCCGTCATGA
- a CDS encoding VWA domain-containing protein, which produces MTSANPSKLSAEQTQRLLRWRMALGRYADNRLGSSGLSGEDLRRDQLLERIYAERGRQRGLRLGNNRKGSLDPSQITVPDWLTDSRKLFPASVFETIQGHALNDLGLAGLFADPAALQKLEPNLDLMKVLLAFKGKADKNLVEAIRRVVDVVVEELKRKLKAEMERALSGRRDRFRRGKLRSAANLDLRRTIRDNLRHFSPEHKAIIAERLHFVSRQKRRMPWTIILCVDQSGSMLNSLIHATVMASILAGLPAVDVRFVAFDTSIVDMSDKLADPVDLLLSVQLGGGTDIARAMTYCEKLVVNPSRTVIALISDFEEGGSLAELLRCVRRLAEARTRLIGLAALDTNGTAVFNRSAAEKLAGLGMHIAAMTPDRFAEWLVGIMD; this is translated from the coding sequence ATGACGTCTGCAAATCCCTCAAAATTATCGGCAGAACAGACGCAACGTCTGCTGCGCTGGCGCATGGCGTTGGGGCGCTACGCCGATAATCGGCTCGGCAGCTCCGGCCTGTCGGGCGAAGATCTGCGCCGGGATCAACTGCTCGAACGCATCTATGCCGAGCGCGGCCGGCAGCGTGGCCTGCGCCTCGGCAATAACCGCAAGGGCTCGCTCGATCCGAGCCAGATCACCGTTCCCGATTGGCTGACCGACAGCCGCAAGCTGTTTCCAGCCTCGGTATTCGAGACCATTCAGGGCCACGCGCTGAACGATCTCGGCCTCGCCGGCCTGTTCGCAGATCCGGCGGCGCTGCAAAAGCTCGAACCCAATCTCGACCTGATGAAGGTGCTGCTCGCCTTCAAGGGCAAAGCGGACAAGAACCTGGTCGAGGCGATCCGCAGGGTCGTCGATGTCGTGGTCGAGGAGTTGAAGCGGAAGTTGAAGGCCGAGATGGAACGCGCACTGTCCGGCCGGCGCGACCGCTTTCGCCGCGGCAAGCTCCGATCGGCGGCCAATCTCGATCTGCGCCGCACCATCCGCGACAATCTCCGGCATTTCAGCCCCGAGCACAAAGCCATCATCGCCGAGCGGCTGCACTTCGTCTCCCGGCAGAAGCGGCGCATGCCGTGGACGATCATCCTGTGCGTCGACCAGAGCGGGTCGATGCTGAACTCGCTGATCCATGCCACCGTGATGGCCTCGATCCTCGCCGGGCTCCCGGCGGTCGATGTGCGCTTCGTTGCCTTCGATACCTCGATCGTCGACATGTCGGACAAGCTCGCCGATCCGGTCGACCTCCTGCTGTCGGTGCAGCTCGGCGGCGGCACCGACATCGCGCGCGCCATGACTTATTGCGAGAAGCTCGTCGTCAACCCGAGCCGCACCGTGATCGCACTGATCAGCGATTTCGAGGAAGGCGGCTCGCTCGCCGAGCTGCTGCGCTGTGTCCGGCGGCTGGCGGAAGCCCGCACCAGGCTGATCGGCCTTGCCGCGCTCGACACCAATGGCACGGCGGTGTTCAACCGCTCGGCCGCCGAGAAACTGGCCGGCCTCGGCATGCACATCGCGGCGATGACGCCCGACCGCTTTGCCGAATGGCTGGTCGGCATCATGGATTGA